A stretch of DNA from Carya illinoinensis cultivar Pawnee chromosome 12, C.illinoinensisPawnee_v1, whole genome shotgun sequence:
aaattaaaagaaaatggacCATTCGATGTGGTTTCATTGCATTGCACAATGGACATCATCATTTGCAATAACAGTTGTAATCAGTTAACTGTTGTGCTCaaacaataaagaaaacaaatctTACTAGGCAATAGGCAAAAAATAGAGGGCAAGTGGCTGTTGCAGAGCTCAATCCACATGAATTATTATATGTAGACCATTGTACGATTCAAACGAGGCTTCTCATTGTTGGAGAACTCCAAATAGACACCAAGGAAAAATGTTACCAATGAAGggtaaaaaatcaaaaagacaACTCGCTTATACACGTGTTTATTATTACAAGGTAACTCAAATGCCATGCGGAGCAAAGGAAATACAAATTTGCACAGGAGAACTCTTTTGCCACGGGATTGCTTCATAACCAGCATGGCTAACACAAGCATCCATTCTCATTCTCTTGCTACTCTGCTCGTTTCGCTAATTGCATCATTGAAATATCACCAATCAAACAGAGAGCTGCTCTGGAAATATATCCACATCATAAAGCAATCAATTTTCCAGTTCCTGATTTAGAAGCTGTTGTCTGAAAAATTTTAGCTTAGCAAATCTCTGAACAAGTTAGGATTTTGGCTTGATGGAGTCACACCCATCTGCCTCACGAGTGCGTCCTTTTCCAAGGAATCTTTAGCATTCAGACCCTTTATAGATTGTGTTGGAAGTGTGGTACCTGCATGAGCGGTGCTGAGAGTTGCATCTAATAGCCCAGCTGTGAAATTGACACCGTCCCCGTTGGTTGGCAAAGAAATTGCAGCGCTGCTGCTATGCCCACTAGCAGGTGTCTTTCCATATAGTGCAATAATATCAGGTGATTCCGTAGCAGCACCAACTGCACCATGATTTGCTGTCGAACTAACTTGAGTTGGGTCAAGAAGCCCTTCTAACTGCTTGAATGGATCCACAGATGGAGTAGTACTTGGAACAGCTGGTTCCCCCAAGTCAAGCAAGTCCGGAGGAGGTTGATGAATTGTCTTCTCCACTGTCACTTGATTGGATACAACTGCTGACTTTGGTGCCTGAGACTTCCCTGCAGCATGGCTAACTGCTTTAGTAACCTTATGGCTAGCCGAAGTGGATCTCTTCTCAGTTTGAGAAGATCCCCCAAACAATGAAGCTGCAAGCTTCTGCTTTTCTGGAGAAATCTCAACTCGTGGTTTCCGCGAATCATTAGTTTTGTGTGCTTTTGAAATTACACTGCCTGCAGCATCTATTTGAGTGACCCCATTCACTGTATTCTGGGAAGTAGAACTTGAGGGAGATGGCGCAGAAGAGGAGTATGCTGGTCTACCCCACTTTCTCTGAACACCATCAAGTCGTAGCTTCAGTTCTGATGACCCTGCATCTGATACAGATGGCACAGTAGCAACCTGATGGGTGTCCTTAGGATAAGCTGGCTCAGATGCTGGAACAAGTTCAGTTGAGGGCTCAAGTGAAGCTGTATGTATTCTTGATGGCACTGGGGGCTTTGGAAGCTCATATGCCTCGAACCTAAGACCATGCAACGAAGCTTCAGGCTGGTCTTGGCTTCTGAAGTTGGTATCCAACATGCCAGAGCGCTGAGTCTCAGGAATGTAGGGCTGAGCACCATTTTCCATCGACTGTTGGACATAACTGTTTAGGAATGAGAGGTTTTTATCTATCTGCAAGGAGAATTCAGAGACATTAGGAGTGAGCATTAAATAATGTCAATAACATTAAAAAGGATTGATCAAGCGGCAAATATTACAAGTCTGCCAAAACCAGCCAAGATGCTACATAAAGATGCTTGGATGCACCGCCCTATGTAGGCACACAAGTTTCAGCCTACCATCCAACCACCATTTAGTCACTCAGATATTCGTATCGTCATTTCCACCAAGAAATTTTTGTtgaataagtaaaaatattatatatatatatatatatatatcaataggaaaAACTAAGTATACtgaacgtatacaagaaaactcCTAGTCCATAATAGAGTGCCCCAAAAGACCCAAAAGCCCGTAaaaactacccaaaatacaccaaactcgaattggaatggaacacacctccccaaccccaGCCCATTGTTTTCAGTACAACTAATTCAAATGCCTCTACTAAACCGTCTTCACAATGCCCTCCCTTTAGTCTTCCCTCGACTTGAACTACCTCCCATCATGCCGTAGTTAATTGCCCATGAAAGACGTTTTAACTCCCTACTTTTCTTGAAACCATTTCCACTGAAAAAATTGCCACTTCAGTACCCTCCACCTTAAGAAAACATAATCAAGTTCATCTGACTACCGAGACCTCAGAGCGTATCTCTcaagtttttttattcaaatctaATAGTATGAACATACCTGAATCACAGTTCAATCTTAAACATGCCATACCAGAAATGAGAAACAGACCATAGCACTAGCAAAACATGAAGTCTTTTATCTTATGGTAAGGGGGTAAGTTGGACAAAGTATATACACTTCCATCTAGCCAACCATTGTACCATCTTCACGATGATACCATCCCAAATAAATTTGGCCTTGAAGGGAGCTCCCAAAAGAAGACCAGGATACTATCCCAAATAAATTTGGCCTTGAAGGGATCTTACATCATAATTTACATTCTTAATGGTTCCATGCCAGTAGCTTACAGCATTATATCATAAAATCACAACATCTGAAACATGGCTTGAATGCTCAGAGTCACAAGGATATTAAACAATAAGAACTCAAAATAATAGCATACTCTACGTATAATTCTAGCGTACTTGGCTTCGCCTATTTACTTGAtctaataaaatcttttttaccTAAACacacaaagaaatcagaaaataGAAACAAGAGGAACCTAAAATAGAAAATGCATTAAGAGAAAAAACACTTCAAGatcaatagataaataattttttaagactaTCAAAGAAGAAGCAATTAAAAGGCTAGACCCCTGcataagatttgaaattaatacAGTTATGCAATTACCTCTACATCTTCAGACTCTTCACATGCACTCCGTGTACTTGACTATGACTATTTtctatcatcaataaaattattatttacagatacaaaaaaatttacctCTACATCTTCACAACTTGCGTCTGATGGTATAATATTCTCGACAGCATGAGCATCTAAGCAAATGACTGCTTGTAATTCATATGCACGTTGCTGCAAATCTGTTGAGTGGGAAGCCGATAATTCTTCAACCAAGGATTGACACTATGTCAAGATGAAAGAGTTATTAGTCCAGAAAGTCCTCCAAAAAGTATAAGAACACAATAAACAGACTGAGATTCTAATAACGTTTGAGAATACAATGAAAAGGTATGACAAAAATCCCAAATTCTCTAACCCTAAAGACAGGTGCAAGGATGCTCAAGCATATGGTGCAAGTCAGTAGGAGGAACTAAGATTTATAATTTACAACTAACAACAATCTTGTACAGAAGCACACAATTATAGAAGTTCGATAAATATGAGAGAGACACAGAGAGGCATTTTGGGACATTTCACCAGATTTTCCAGGAATCTCTACCAAGATTTTTCGTTCAACCCTGAAAACACCTCCTAGCGCATATAGCAGAGgagcactctctctctcactctcagtCATTACTTTTATCTCCTGTGCTGACCATTGATTTTAGCAAAGGCCTTCAATGTATTCTTGCCTAGGTGGTTCATAATACTTGTTATAGTCCTTAGAAAAAATCTGGAGAATGTAATTGATGCAATCAATATTGTTACAAAAATCCTTGACTCGGTActtattgccaatgaatgcttggagAGTCGTATTAAGTCAGGAGAGCCGGGGCTCCTATGCAAGTTGGACATGGAGAAAActtatgatcatgtcaattggaGTTTCTTACTTTATATGCTTGAGAGATGTGGCTTTGGCACTAAATGGCGTACATGGATCCATCATTGTATCTCTACGGCTTGTTTTTCAATATTGGTGAATGGTAAGTCAACAGGCTTTTTTAGAAGCTCCCGAGGATTGCGACAAGGTGACCATCTTCCTCTacttctctttgtttttgtgATGGAAGCTTTTAGCAAGATGATTTCGGGGGCGTGGCAGGGGGGTTCCTATCAGGATTCTCAATGGGAGAGGTAATTTCAGGTTCGTttaacatttctcatttattgtttGCCGATGATACTCTAATCTTTTGTGATGCCAGACATGAGCAGATTCGAGCTTTGAGGGCTCTCTCTATTATGCTTCGAAGCCGTGTTAGGGTTGAAGGTGAAATTGGCTAAATCAGAGATAGTGGCAGTGGAGCATGGACCCAATGTGGAGAGTTTGGTGTCCATCTTGGATTGTAAGATGTCTCAGCTACCCatgaaatatcttggcctcCCGTTGGGTGCGGCATTtaaatcaaaatccatgtgGGATGATGTGCTAGAAAAAATGGAGAGGAAATTAGCTGGTTGGAAGTAGACGTACTTATCCAATGGGGGTCGGGCGACTCTAATCAAAAGCACTCTTTCTAACTTACCAACGTATTTCCTCACATTATTTCCACTCCCCACCAAGGTGGCTCATCGCATGGAGAAACTTCAACGAGATTTCCTATAGGGAGGGATaaatgatgagtttaaattccACATGGTAAAATGGGTCACAATTTGCTCCCCCATCAAAGGAGGTTTGGGAATTCGGAATTTGAAATCTTTCAACAAAGCTTTGCTTggcaaatggttatggagatatcacCAAGAACGGGAGGCCTTGTGGCGAACCGTCTTTGCTTTGAAGCGTGGGGAATCATTGGGAGGTTGGTGTTCCAACAAGGTGAGTGGGCCTCATGGAGTTGGGCTTTGGAAACATATTAGAAGAAGGTGGGACACATGCAGCACATACTTGCTTCAAAGTAGGAAACGGAGTGAAGGTAAAATTTTGGCATGAATTATAGTGCAGTGATTGGGCACTCAAGGAAGTTTCTCCACAAGTCTATGGCttagaaagaaggaaagaagcaTCAATTGCAAATTTAGTTATCATCTCCAATGGCCTTCCCCAATGGAACATTACTTTCCTTAAAGATGCACAAGACTGGGAAATGGGTGACTTTTCAACGTTCTTTGACCTTCTGTACTCCACACGTGCATCAGGGGAAGGTGAAAACAAGATCTATTGGTGCCCTTCTAAGAAGAGAGTATTCACTACCCACTCTTTCTACCAAACCTTGACCATGCACAACACAGATCCGTTTCCATGGAAGAACATCTAAAAGACAAAGGCACCTCTAAAGGCAGTATATTTTTATGGACAGCTTATTTGGAGAAGATTCTTACTATAGAAAACTTGAGGAAACGTGGTATTATAGTTATGGACTGGTGCTATATGTGCAAGAAAAGTGGAGAGTCCACTGACCATCTATTACTACATTGTGAGATCGCCATGACATTGTGGAATGAAGTCTTTGCTCGATTGTGATTAGCTTGGGTGATGCTAGAAAGGGTATGTGATGCTGGGTGATGCTGGAAAGGGTATGTGACCTTCTAGCTTCTTGGAGAGATATTCGGGGCAACTCTCAAATTGCATCcatatggaagatgatacctATATGTCTATGGTAGTGCATTTGGAGGGAGCGGAATGCAAGAAACTTTGAAGACCAAGAGTGATCCATGGACGAGCTtcaaaatttgtttttcaatattttaatcCATTGGTCGATTTTAAGTGATTTCCTTGGCATGTCTTTAcatgaattccttgtatctCTAAACTAGCACGCCTAGGCGTTGATCTTGTATACGTCCCGTATACTTGGTCATATGTCttctcttttgatcaataaaagtttgtttaccgataaaaacaaaatattgttacaaatcaaattataaatttgaagACTATTTTCAATTACAAAATGCATCTCTTGATTGAGGTTCTCCTTATATCAGCTTCTTTAGCCTTTGATTACTGTTTGCATCAATCCCTCACTCCATCAATAGGAGGAACaagatcaataaaaaatattaaaagatcatCTATAGATAGTCCAAACATAAACTTCAAGCCAAGAGCTAGATTCAGATGTTGGCAGACGTAAAGAACCGCTAAAAGCATAGATTTCAATTAAGATGGAAGAAAGACTTGGATTTTGAACTTAactatttgaaaaacatacctCATGTAACATATCCACTTTTCTTCCAGCTGCTATTTCAAATGCATATATTTTCATGAGTGCTGTAACTGCATATGCCTTCAAAGGAAGCAAAAAATCACGGCCAAgttcaagaaagaaagaaaaacaaaatttaaaatataattaaaaactaaaaaaaataaaaataaataaaaaaaaaaccataaaatgtTGAAGGTGACACTTctcatataaaagaataaaataaaggcatacttttttttttgataagtataaaCTAAAGGTATACTTGGAGATGGATCAATCACTTTCCTTCTCAAACTGCTTCATAGAACTTATACCCATCATTTTTTTATGcttaaaatttatatgcagCATTGAACAACTCAAAACACAATATGATTCTTgttcttcaaaaaatacactttCTAAAGAATGAAGATTTCTCGTTCcatttctccaaaaaaaaaaaaaaaagagattctACTCTCTTGTCGAACATAGATGTTCCTCCTACATGCACCTTATGTACCTAGGTAGCAACCCTTTTGCGCTTTTAATGAAATTGAATcatcaaaaaaacaaatataacgTTAATTAACACAATAAATATTCATAAAGTCAAAACAGGCCAGCCAATGGTAACTTAAGTttccctataaaaaaaaatttcattttatatgaGGCAAATTTTATTCCAAGAGCAAAGGGGCACAACCCAAGTAACCAGAAGTAGACAATAGGGAACAATTTCCCTATACAGAATAAGCTGAGGAATACCTTTACAGTTTCATCATTTGAACATGCCTCTGCCACATCACATAATTTCCCAGTAATATAAGAAGCAGAATACTTCCCATCAGCTGTTCCATACTCCCCCAAAACCCAACAAATGACCTATAATCAGAACTACAGATTAGGATAAGAAACAAAGGCATTCTCCAGTAACATCTGTATGGAGgtgaacaaataaaaatgaaaccCAAGTAAGACAGTGTGTACTTGAAGAAATACAGACGGAAGCTTTGGCTCCCCGATAATGTGCAAATATGACTCCACCTGCATTTGCATCAACAAGaagaaatgatgaaaaacaagaaATAGTGTGCACTACATTCTTAGTTTCCCTATCAAAAAATGGTGTGCACCACATAGCTGAACCAACTTACACATACATACTTTACAACTTACACATAAATACTTTAGCTCCAATCTGCATTCAATAAGCTtctgatattttattgatgtacaCGAAAAAAATGGGAAGGTGGATTCTTGCATTAAATCCtgtctattaaatttatttgtggACTGTAAATTTaatagaggaagagaaaaaataaataagaatttaaTACACCTAAAACTTCTGTAACTGCAATCtacttataagaaaaaaatatatctcttAACTGCAATCTACTGTAAAGTAATGGATAATACATGATACCAACAAAGAGGATGTAAACTACATGATAGTGCAAAAGTGTATTTTTAAGGAACAATCGGGTGAATTATATACgaggagaaaaaagaattaCATGTCATAATTGCTTTCTTGGATGACAAAAGTTAGGATTTCCAAGGTTAGTTATATTTCTCTGCACCACTTGAGGTTACATCAGTTGGGTATTAGATGATGGATAGACAAAAATGATCAAGGATTGTATTTTGAATCTTCTGTGACCAGAAATTCTTGTGTAATCAGAAATTCACGTGATTGAATGACATGAAGATTTAGTGCACATGTTACCTATCAAAAAGATTTAGTGCGCATGTTTATGTATGCGTggatacacatacatacacatacatacacatacaaaaatatttacacaGAGGTGTTATATATGCATCTAATATAAATAAACTGTAGATTAAATAACATACAGCAGACGATCTCAGCTGACTATCAGCAGCATCATCATCCTCGCCAAATCCCTCAGCAATTAACCGCATCAAGTTGTGTGCCACTTTTACATTCACCAGATCTCCGGCATGCTCGAATACTTTATTCATGGTCTGTGGAGAATACATCAAATATAAAGACACACACAATTACATAGACAGTCTAAATAGCAAAGGCATCATCACAATTACCAGGATAAACCAATGGTTACTGGGTGCAAATTGCTCTGCAAGCTCCACACATCGAGATGCTATATCAGTTTTGTAATGATTATCATTAATGCTTATCATGTAATCAATCATTCGGTCCACAATCACTTCAACATTGGAGGACTTGGTCATTTTATACAATAGTTCAAAGGTTTTTCTCTTCAAAGTATCGTCTGGGTCCTGCATAATGCCATTccaacatctattaatataaaagatACACAGTTTGCAAAGAGAATACAGGCAAATTACTAACAAAGGCATAAATGGACAGCAAGCAATATGGACATGCCTCCTCATATCCTAGATTTATCCATTCATTCAGCTAAAATATACCtccaagaagaaaatgaaatgatttaaaaaataggaaaaaaaaaccaccaaGAAAGAAACTTGGCCCCTTAGCTAACATAACAGAAGCTGCTACTCCAACGTCATTAAGAACGAAATGCATAGGCAGAAAAGGAATCTGTTTCAGTATTTAATAGCACAATATCTCTCACCTCTAAGCAGTCAATCACAGCGAGTTGGTGTTGTTCAGCTATCTCAGGACTCATCTTTATCAATCGACCAAGGGAATCAATACCCATATATTTCAAATTGTGACTGTCACTCTGGCCACAAGATCACATTATAATTACATGAGTGATTCCAGGTGGAAGCTAGAGCGATAACAGTGAGAATAATCTGCTAAATTAAAGGTGCAAAGCACAATGCACAAGGCCTACCTTCAAAAATCTGGAAATAACATCAGCAGCAGCTTCTAATAATTTAGGGTTGGGATATATAGAAGAAACACAGCATACGCACTCATAGAGGACAGCATTTCCTATGTTACTTGATGAATCACACTTCCTGAATATGTCGCCAACAACAGTATACATATTTTCACTTGCTTGCTTGTCACCACTTCCCAGCAATGCCAGAATTTTCAGCAACCTGATCTGTGTGAGTAAGTTATGATGGCTGAATTAACCAGATGTGAACTTaaggataaaataaaaacttaaggAAACGTTATATCATTGTGACAAATTCGTTCTGCATGTGTAAAGGGAGTATAGAATCTATAGACCACATTTTACTAAATTGTGAGATTGCCTGTACATTGTAGAATGACGTTTTGTAATGACTCAAGTAAAACACCAGTCATTCATGCATGTAACCAAAAAGTACAATCAAGGTCATAATTGCAGCTC
This window harbors:
- the LOC122289604 gene encoding AP-4 complex subunit epsilon, which codes for MEQLKTIGRELAMGSQGGFGQSKEFLDLVKSIGEARSKAEEDRIVLHEIETLKRRISEPDIPKRKMKEYIIRLVYIEMLGHDASFGYIHAVKMTHDDTLLLKRTGYLAVTLFLNDDHDLIILIVNTIQKDLRSDNYLVVCAALNAVCRLINEETIPAMLPQVVDLLAHSKEAVRKKAIMALHRFYQKSPSSVSHLVSNFRKRLCDNDPGVMGATLCPLFDLITIEVHSYKDLVVSFVSILKQVAERRLPKSYDYHQMPAPFIQIRLLKILALLGSGDKQASENMYTVVGDIFRKCDSSSNIGNAVLYECVCCVSSIYPNPKLLEAAADVISRFLKSDSHNLKYMGIDSLGRLIKMSPEIAEQHQLAVIDCLEDPDDTLKRKTFELLYKMTKSSNVEVIVDRMIDYMISINDNHYKTDIASRCVELAEQFAPSNHWFILTMNKVFEHAGDLVNVKVAHNLMRLIAEGFGEDDDAADSQLRSSAVESYLHIIGEPKLPSVFLQVICWVLGEYGTADGKYSASYITGKLCDVAEACSNDETVKAYAVTALMKIYAFEIAAGRKVDMLHECQSLVEELSASHSTDLQQRAYELQAVICLDAHAVENIIPSDASCEDVEIDKNLSFLNSYVQQSMENGAQPYIPETQRSGMLDTNFRSQDQPEASLHGLRFEAYELPKPPVPSRIHTASLEPSTELVPASEPAYPKDTHQVATVPSVSDAGSSELKLRLDGVQRKWGRPAYSSSAPSPSSSTSQNTVNGVTQIDAAGSVISKAHKTNDSRKPRVEISPEKQKLAASLFGGSSQTEKRSTSASHKVTKAVSHAAGKSQAPKSAVVSNQVTVEKTIHQPPPDLLDLGEPAVPSTTPSVDPFKQLEGLLDPTQVSSTANHGAVGAATESPDIIALYGKTPASGHSSSAAISLPTNGDGVNFTAGLLDATLSTAHAGTTLPTQSIKGLNAKDSLEKDALVRQMGVTPSSQNPNLFRDLLS